A window of Ipomoea triloba cultivar NCNSP0323 chromosome 2, ASM357664v1 contains these coding sequences:
- the LOC116010560 gene encoding RING-H2 finger protein ATL3-like, whose translation MGDASHISGKLADDSSVVELTGKIMVAAIICLFLVVIIVFFLHLYAKWFWYRRSESNGGTTRRRRRFDFAAGYQEVTAAAALRRGLDPSVLKTIPVVEVSPKEFKDGLECAVCLCEVSEGEKARLLPKCNHGFHVECIDMWFQSHSTCPLCRNPISNPTTTAESTLETILRPPPEEGSVSGETPNFPTNVLFWGDETRVSTLGTGLEEPQQGPISAQSSCPSSSSSSSAATARGAASLPEGMLVIDIPRQIVGEDDQEQKSPMTTRLRSLKRLLSREKRVSPRSPCANVDVEQGARSQS comes from the coding sequence ATGGGGGATGCTTCACATATCAGTGGCAAGCTAGCAGATGACTCGAGTGTGGTGGAGCTGACAGGGAAGATCATGGTGGCGGCCATCATTTGCCTCTTCTTAGTGGTGATAATTGTGTTCTTCCTCCACCTTTATGCCAAGTGGTTCTGGTACCGGCGCTCGGAGAGCAATGGCGGCACCACCAGGAGGAGGCGGCGGTTTGATTTCGCCGCTGGGTATCAAGAAGTTACTGCTGCCGCTGCCCTCCGCCGGGGGCTTGACCCCTCGGTGCTGAAAACCATACCAGTAGTTGAAGTTAGTCCCAAAGAGTTCAAAGATGGGTTGGAATGTGCAGTTTGTTTGTGTGAGGTTTCTGAGGGGGAAAAGGCAAGGCTTTTGCCCAAATGCAACCATGGTTTTCATGTGGAGTGCATTGATATGTGGTTTCAATCCCATTCCACTTGCCCTTTATGTCGAAACCCGATTTCCAATCCCACAACAACGGCAGAATCGACATTGGAAACTATACTTAGGCCGCCACCAGAGGAGGGCTCGGTTTCTGGTGAAACGCCTAATTTTCCCACGAATGTGTTGTTCTGGGGGGACGAGACTCGAGTTAGTACCTTGGGGACTGGCTTGGAGGAGCCTCAACAAGGCCCTATTTCTGCTCAATCATCTTGTCCATCATCATCGTCCTCGTCCTCAGCAGCCACTGCCCGAGGAGCTGCATCGTTGCCAGAGGGGATGTTGGTTATTGATATTCCTAGGCAGATTGTAGGTGAAGATGATCAGGAACAGAAATCTCCTATGACGACGAGATTGAGGTCGTTGAAGAGGCTCTTGAGCAGGGAAAAAAGGGTCAGTCCTCGTAGTCCTTGTGCTAATGTTGATGTAGAACAAGGCGCGAGAAGCCAAAGCTAG